The following are from one region of the Arachis duranensis cultivar V14167 chromosome 10, aradu.V14167.gnm2.J7QH, whole genome shotgun sequence genome:
- the LOC107471289 gene encoding UDP-glycosyltransferase 83A1-like: MGVVPTVLVLPCPAQGHVNPLMILSQKLVERGCNIIFVTPEFIHNKVVSSMGNQGGGDNGRSPIKLVSIPDGLGPDADRNNIILLFDSILKNMPATLERLIEDLRLKDGVRVSCIVADFLMAWALEIARKIGIRGVLFYPSAAAMLALQCSIPKLIEDGIIDSDGLPTTQKRFQLSPSIPPMDTEIIWWAKISDSMTEKMVFNITLQSMQTLESTEWRLCNSTPDLEPGALSFVPKLLPIGPLLRTYDHDQGVSERSLGQFWEEDFSCLNWLDQQPHGSVIYVAFGSTTLFDEKQFKELALGLELTNRPFLWVVRKDSDCNNKVCFPNEFKGNQGKIIEWAPQEKVLSHPAIACFISHCGWNSTLEGVSNGVPFLCWPYYADQFFDKIYICDEWKVGLGFDLDENGMISREEIKVKVDKLLSDENIRFKARELKQKLMKDADVGGRSSENLNKFINWLKE; the protein is encoded by the exons ATGGGTGTTGTTCCAACTGTGCTAGTTTTACCATGCCCTGCTCAAGGACATGTAAACCCACTGATGATCTTGTCTCAAAAATTGGTTGAAAGGGGTTGCAATATCATCTTTGTCACCCCTGAATTCATCCACAACAAAGTGGTTAGTTCCATGGGGAATCAAGGCGGCGGCGATAACGGACGATCGCCGATAAAGTTGGTGTCAATCCCGGATGGGTTAGGACCTGATGCAGACAGAAATAATATCATCTTACTATTTGATTCTATATTGAAGAACATGCCTGCTACGCTTGAGAGGCTAATTGAAGATCTTAGATTGAAAGATGGTGTGAGAGTAAGCTGCATAGTTGCTGATTTTCTTATGGCATGGGCGTTGGAAATTGCAAGAAAGATCGGAATCAGAGGAGTTCTGTTTTATCCATCAGCAGCAGCTATGTTAGCCTTGCAGTGCAGCATACCAAAGCTTATTGAGGATGGAATCATAGACTCTGATG GGTTGCCAACCACACAAAAAAGGTTTCAGTTATCACCAAGCATTCCTCCCATGGACACAGAAATCATATGGTGGGCCAAAATATCTGACTCTATGACTGAGAAGATGGTATTCAACATTACTCTTCAATCCATGCAAACTCTAGAATCCACAGAGTGGCGCCTCTGTAACTCCACACCCGATCTTGAACCTGGAGCATTATCATTCGTACCAAAGCTATTACCAATTGGTCCATTATTAAGAACCTATGACCAtgatcaaggtgtaagtgaaaGATCATTGGGACAATTCTGGGAAGaagatttttcttgtttgaattgGCTTGATCAACAACCTCATGGTTCTGTTATATATGTTGCATTCGGAAGTACCACTCTTTTTGATGAAAAACAATTCAAAGAACTCGCTCTTGGACTTGAACTTACTAATAGACCCTTTCTTTGGGTGGTGCGAAAAGATTCAGATTGTAACAATAAAGTGTGTTTTCCTAACGAATTCAAGGGGAATCAAGGTAAGATAATTGAATGGGCTCCTCAAGAAAAGGTGCTATCCCACCCTGCCATTGCTTGCTTTATAAGTCACTGCGGTTGGAATTCGACTTTGGAGGGTGTGTCTAATGGAGTGCCTTTTTTGTGTTGGCCATATTATGCTGACCAATTCTttgacaaaatatatatttgtgaTGAGTGGAAGGTTGGATTGGGATTTGATTTGGATGAAAATGGGATGATCTCACGTGAAGAGATAAAAGTCAAAGTTGATAAATTACTTAGTGATGAGAACATAAGATTTAAGGCTCGTGAGCTAAAGCAGAAGCTAATGAAGGACGCTGATGTTGGAGGAAGGTCTTCAGAGAACTTAAACAAGTTCATCAACTGGTTGAAGGAATAA
- the LOC107471268 gene encoding uncharacterized protein LOC107471268 codes for MRYDGTQDSQEHLTAFETRINLEGVGDEVRCRAFPVTLAGPAIRWFNSLPQGSVAAFSDISRAFLAQFTTRIAKVKHPINLLGVTQRAGETTKKYIDRFNDECLEIKGLTDFVASLCLTNGLLNEDFRKHLTTKLVWTIHEIQTVAKEYINDEEVSRVVAANKRQPSYNQPRHHGNGERQKEQVIDGGPSKAPRPSPGIEKFTNYTPLTLPIIEVYQQIAENGILTKPRPLKDRTGGNNSLYCDYHKGYGHQTQDCFDLKDALEQEIRDGKLAEFSHLIREPRRRHRDHDEDGKTRSTKWRQGPEDNDHGLTIINVVIAENTAPKSRSAHKKDAKVLAISSSLARSSKRSPTISFGPEDHWFDEVPENPPMVITARVGIDLVKRILVDTGADSSIMFRNVFDVLGLRDADLMTHQHGVIGLDDHFIKPDMIIFLPTSVGQGQGQRSIMAEFVVLRDSTAYNIILGRKMINDVEAVINTKLLVMKFVADDGSVGSIRGDLETAVACDNASLSLRKKSKKHPECSLRT; via the coding sequence ATGAGGTATGACGGAACACAGGACTCGCAGGAGCACCTAACGGCCTTCGAGACCCGAATAAACCTTGAAGGAGTGGGAGATGAGGTGAGGTGCCGCGCTTTCCCGGTCACCCTGGCAGGCCCGGCGATACGGTGGTTCAATAGCCTCCCGCAGGGTTCTGTAGCCGCCTTCTCGGACATCAGCCGCGCCTTCTTGGCGCAATTCACTACTAGAATCGCGAAGGTAAAGCACCCAATCAATCTTCTCGGCGTGACCCAACGTGCCGGGGAGACGACCAAGAAGTATATAGATCGGTTCAACGACGAATGCCTGGAAATCAAAGGACTAACCGACTTTGTGGCCAGCCTTTGTCTGACGAATGGCCTTCTTAATGAGGATTTTCGAAAGCACCTCACCACTAAACTGGTCTGGACGATACATGAGATCCAGACCGTAGCCAAGGAATACATAAATGATGAGGAAGTCAGCCGAGTCGTGGCTGCCAACAAACGGCAGCCCTCCTACAATCAACCCAGGCACCATGGTAACGGAGAAAGGCAGAAGGAACAGGTCATAGACGGGGGGCCGAGCAAGGCACCCAGACCGTCTCCCGGGATAGAAAAATTCACCAACTACACCCCACTCACTCTCCCCATCATAGAAGTTTACCAGCAAATCGCCGAAAATGGAATATTGACGAAGCCCCGACCTCTGAAAGACCGTACAGGGGGGAACAACAGCCTCTACTGTGATTACCACAAAGGCTACGGGCACCAAACGCAGGACTGTTTCGACCTGAAAGATGCGCTAGAACAAGAAATCAGGGACGGTAAACTGGCTGAATTCTCCCACCTTATCAGGGAGCCGAGGAGACGACATCGCGACCACGATGAAGACGGCAAGACCCGATCGACGAAATGGCGACAAGGACCAGAAGACAACGATCACGGCCTCACCATAATAAACGTGGTGATCGCCGAGAACACAGCGCCAAAGTCGAGGTCTGCGCACAAGAAAGACGCCAAAGTCCTGGCAATTTCCTCCTCGCTGGCACGAAGCTCCAAGAGGTCCCCAACTATTTCCTTTGGGCCAGAGGATCATTGGTTCGACGAGGTCCCTGAGAACCCACCCATGGTCATTACGGCTAGGGTGGGAATCGACCTCGTCAAACGAATCCTTGTGGACACGGGGGCAGACTCGAGCATTATGTTCCGCAACGTGTTCGATGTGCTAGGATTACGGGACGCCGACCTCATGACTCACCAACACGGTGTCATAGGGTTGGATGACCACTTCATTAAGCCAGACATGATAATATTTCTCCCGACCTCCGTGGGACAAGGACAAGGGCAGAGGTCAATTATGGCCGAGTTCGTGGTTCTACGGGACTCCACTGCCTACAACATCATCTTGGGGAGGAAAATGATCAACGATGTTGAGGCGGTAATCAACACGAAGCTGTTGGTTATGAAGTTCGTGGCTGATGACGGATCTGTAGGATCCATAAGAGGAGATCTGGAAACGGCAGTCGCTTGCGACAACGCCAGCCTCTCCTTGAGGAAGAAGTCTAAAAAGCATCCGGAGTGTTCTTTGCGGACTTAG
- the LOC107471267 gene encoding uncharacterized protein LOC107471267, giving the protein MANNNLFIVVLVYSNYRMRNGDSGVTFECQDPHTQCVETLSNLKSLILIKLGGTQAREIGRVGYRLLAPMGNGVFRFQLFRLHGDEHVRLMFDIHGRIMCERVMELSAEVGHGGSGGSVHETYVQDDRPLAPPPIHIAIPEHEGEEGEEESDEDYVADSVDSESSDGGDEDEFVPETPAGAMRCHVLPPPHPIPALSAVPSYYHSLDLDAMHERTLVSDSCEVDYNLDGGVEFWVGHRYRNREEVLQGVKNYNIHRSAEHRVIESPRLKYHVQCRQADSGCQWSLSVALRQNLRY; this is encoded by the coding sequence ATGGCCAATAACAATCTATTCATAGTTGTGCTTGTTTATTCCAATTATCGTATGAGAAATGGCGACAGCGGAGTGACATTTGAGTGTCAGGATCCTCACACTCAGTGTGTGGAGACGTTGTCGAAtttgaagagtttgatattgatcAAGCTCGGTGGTACACAAGCGAGGGAGATAGGTAGGGTGGGGTATAGGTTGCTAGCACCCATGGGAAATGGAGTCTTCCGGTTTCAACTATTCCGACTTCACGGGGACGAGCATGTGCGACTGATGTTCGACATTCATGGGAGGATCATGTGTGAACGGGTAATGGAGCTGTCCGCCGAGGTGGGTCACGGTGGTAGTGGGGGTTCCGTACACGAAACCTATGTGCAGGACGACCGACCTCTCGCACCACCGCCCATTCATATCGCGATTCCGGAGCATGAGGGAGAGGAGGGTGAGGAGGAGTCGGACGAGGATTACGTGGCGGACAGTGTGGACAGTGAGTCTTCTGATGGTGGTGATGAGGATGAGTTTGTGCCGGAGACACCTGCCGGGGCTATGCGGTGCCATGTGCTGCCTCCACCTCACCCGATTCCAGCGCTATCGGCTGTGCCAAGTTACTATCACAGTCTAGATCTGGACGCCATGCATGAGAGGACCCTGGTTTCTGACAGTTGTGAAGTGGATTACAACCTAGACGGCGGTGTAGAGTTTTGGGTCGGACACAGGTACAGAAACCGAGAGGAAGTGCTTCAAGGTGTGAAGAACTATAATATTCATAGGAGTGCTGAGCACCGGGTGATCGAGTCCCCCCGGTTAAAGTACCATGTGCAGTGCCGTCAAGCCGACAGTGGGTGTCAATGGAGCCTCTCTGTGGCCCTTCGTCAGAATCTCAGATACTAG